The Desulfomicrobium escambiense DSM 10707 genome includes a region encoding these proteins:
- a CDS encoding pyridoxamine kinase, with the protein MHSVIQRVAAIHDLSGFGGGSLSAVIPILSAMGIQVCSLPTAILSTHTGGFTDFHFRDLSDDMRLIITHWRRLSLSFAAIYSGFLGSVEQIDIVRDFIRDFRNPDTLVVVDPVLGDDGRLYNTMGEGMVAGMRSLVASADVITPNITEAALLLGESSLPTPSDTAEIKVWTAALSDLGPRCVIITSVPEDSVRGTSVVAYDRAAGRYWKVACPYIPACYPGTGDIFASVISGSLLQGDSLPLSLDRAVQFVSMAIRTTFGHNFPEREGVFLERVLPSLNAPVSMSSFELI; encoded by the coding sequence TTGCATTCCGTTATCCAGCGCGTAGCAGCCATCCACGATCTCTCCGGATTCGGCGGGGGGTCACTCTCAGCAGTGATCCCCATTCTTTCGGCCATGGGCATACAGGTCTGCAGCCTGCCCACGGCCATCCTCTCTACCCACACTGGCGGCTTCACGGACTTCCATTTCCGCGACCTGTCCGACGACATGCGCCTCATCATCACGCACTGGCGCAGGCTGTCCCTGTCCTTTGCCGCCATCTACTCCGGGTTCCTGGGCTCCGTCGAACAGATCGACATCGTTCGCGACTTCATCCGCGACTTCCGCAACCCCGACACGCTGGTGGTCGTCGATCCGGTCCTGGGCGATGACGGCAGGCTCTACAACACCATGGGCGAAGGGATGGTGGCCGGCATGCGCAGCCTTGTCGCCTCGGCCGACGTCATCACCCCGAACATCACGGAAGCGGCCCTGCTGCTGGGCGAATCGTCCCTTCCGACCCCGTCCGACACGGCCGAGATCAAAGTCTGGACCGCCGCCCTTTCGGACCTCGGACCCCGCTGCGTCATCATCACCAGCGTGCCCGAAGACTCTGTCCGGGGCACGTCCGTCGTGGCCTACGACCGCGCGGCCGGCCGCTACTGGAAAGTCGCATGCCCTTACATTCCGGCATGTTACCCTGGGACTGGAGATATCTTCGCCAGCGTGATAAGCGGATCCCTCCTGCAGGGCGACTCGCTCCCCCTGTCCCTGGACAGGGCCGTGCAGTTCGTGTCCATGGCCATCAGGACGACATTCGGCCACAATTTTCCGGAGCGCGAAGGCGTTTTCCTGGAACGGGTGCTGCCAAGCCTGAACGCACCCGTGTCCATGAGCAGCTTCGAACTGATATGA
- a CDS encoding HAD family hydrolase, protein MTPYRGIFVSDLDGTLLRDGRISPEDLDAFATLGNHGILRVVATGRALHSAEACLPDGFPADYLVLSTGNQVVHWGTREVLRSSRLLADEIQAICLALRGLDLSFMVHDDFPGNRGFAFSRGRKRVEDFERRLTLYAAHGREMSGCPGMDAASQVLAIVDAEDEGMHALLAREFAGLSVIRATSPLDDRSVWIEIFAAGVSKAKGVRDIVDRHGLQETLIAAIGNDHNDRDMLDMAHVPFKIGNSFLGDDTYITAPNTSDAVARAIAHYMELLQADAERS, encoded by the coding sequence ATGACTCCGTACCGCGGCATCTTCGTCAGCGACCTGGACGGCACCCTGCTGCGCGACGGACGCATCTCCCCCGAGGATCTCGACGCCTTCGCGACCCTCGGCAATCACGGCATCCTGCGGGTCGTCGCCACGGGACGCGCCCTGCACTCGGCCGAAGCCTGCCTGCCGGACGGCTTTCCGGCGGACTATCTCGTTCTTTCCACGGGAAATCAGGTCGTGCACTGGGGAACCCGAGAGGTACTGCGTTCTTCCCGCTTGTTGGCGGACGAAATTCAGGCTATCTGTTTAGCTTTGCGCGGGCTCGACCTGAGCTTCATGGTCCATGACGATTTCCCGGGGAACCGGGGCTTCGCCTTCAGCCGAGGCCGGAAGCGGGTCGAGGACTTCGAGCGCAGGCTGACCCTCTATGCGGCGCATGGACGCGAGATGAGCGGTTGCCCGGGCATGGACGCCGCGTCCCAGGTCCTGGCCATTGTCGACGCCGAGGACGAGGGGATGCATGCACTCCTCGCCCGGGAGTTCGCGGGCCTGAGCGTCATCCGGGCCACCTCGCCCCTGGACGACCGCTCCGTATGGATTGAGATTTTCGCGGCGGGCGTCTCCAAGGCCAAAGGCGTGCGGGACATCGTCGACCGTCACGGACTGCAGGAAACGCTGATCGCCGCCATCGGCAACGACCACAACGACAGGGACATGCTCGACATGGCGCATGTGCCCTTCAAGATCGGAAATTCATTTTTGGGCGACGACACCTACATCACCGCCCCGAACACCAGCGATGCTGTGGCCAGAGCCATCGCGCACTATATGGAATTGCTGCAGGCAGACGCAGAGCGTTCATGA
- a CDS encoding MlaE family ABC transporter permease has product MKSIFAFPALIGATSLSIVRNVGQWGVFSLMSLLGMIHVRKLFPKVLYNIHFIGFKSLNIIILVAFFTGMVLGLQGYYTLIKFSAEGMLGVAVALSLVRELGPVLTAIMLIGRAGSSISAEIGIMRISEQIDALSTMDVDPVRYLVTPKVIASLICFPLLTAIFDCVGIMGGYFSSLLLSTRSGIYFSKIQSSLLLEDVTGGFIKSFVFAFIVITICCYCGYYTHQNQSSAGAEGVSNSTTSAVVQSCVYVLIADYVITSFLM; this is encoded by the coding sequence ATGAAAAGCATATTCGCCTTCCCCGCGCTGATCGGGGCAACTTCGCTGTCCATCGTGCGCAACGTGGGACAGTGGGGAGTCTTCTCCCTGATGTCGCTCCTGGGCATGATCCACGTGCGCAAGCTTTTCCCCAAGGTGCTCTACAACATCCACTTCATCGGCTTCAAATCCCTGAACATCATCATTCTCGTGGCCTTCTTCACGGGCATGGTCCTGGGACTGCAGGGCTACTACACCCTCATCAAGTTCAGCGCCGAAGGCATGCTCGGCGTGGCCGTGGCCCTCTCCTTGGTGCGCGAACTGGGGCCGGTGCTGACGGCCATCATGCTGATCGGCCGGGCAGGGTCGAGCATCAGCGCCGAGATCGGCATCATGCGCATCTCCGAGCAGATCGACGCCCTGTCCACCATGGACGTGGACCCCGTGCGCTACCTCGTCACGCCCAAGGTCATCGCTTCCCTGATCTGCTTCCCGCTGCTGACGGCGATCTTCGACTGCGTGGGCATCATGGGCGGCTACTTCTCGTCCCTGCTCCTGAGTACCCGCTCGGGCATCTACTTCAGCAAGATCCAGTCGAGCCTGCTCCTGGAGGACGTCACCGGGGGCTTCATCAAATCCTTCGTCTTCGCCTTCATCGTCATCACCATCTGCTGCTACTGCGGCTACTACACCCACCAGAACCAGTCGAGCGCCGGCGCCGAAGGCGTCAGCAACTCAACGACATCGGCCGTGGTCCAATCCTGCGTGTACGTCCTCATCGCCGACTACGTCATAACCTCCTTCCTGATGTGA
- a CDS encoding ATP-binding cassette domain-containing protein: protein MSETPLIQLRNITKAFSGRTILKNASLDIRRNEITAIIGKSGGGKSVLVKHIIGLIEPDSGDIVFDGQAYSTMNRRQFSAVKKRCSYMFQNNALFDSMTVFENIALPLREKFVFKRRQIEDKVRARIEQLELQEVAQMYPKQISGGMQKRVALARALVTEPEIIFFDEPTTGLDPIRKKTVFSMIHHYYEKLNFTAVIITHDIPDIFYIAQTVNILDEGHIVFSGSPIALEQSADPELYPYTHGHELLIDELTGLHNRLALTRKIDDFSAESGRDEHVVVATIRLVGMRTIMDYKGNLLAHAIIKQLARYVQGFLPAGACAGMFSKEILVLAAKTRDASLLETFLKRLADYFGALSVETFCHRHRLQVEIGGTLATKGVNACTAVQEALATSKKYV, encoded by the coding sequence ATGAGCGAGACACCCCTCATCCAACTGCGCAACATCACGAAGGCCTTCAGCGGCAGGACCATTCTGAAGAACGCCTCCCTGGACATCCGGCGCAACGAGATCACGGCCATCATCGGCAAGAGCGGCGGGGGCAAGAGCGTCTTGGTCAAGCACATCATCGGACTCATCGAGCCCGACAGCGGCGACATCGTCTTCGACGGACAGGCCTACTCGACCATGAACCGCCGCCAGTTCTCGGCCGTGAAGAAGCGCTGCAGCTACATGTTCCAGAACAACGCCCTCTTCGACTCCATGACGGTCTTCGAGAACATCGCTCTGCCCCTGCGGGAGAAGTTCGTCTTCAAGCGCCGTCAGATCGAGGACAAGGTCAGGGCGCGCATCGAGCAGCTCGAACTGCAGGAAGTGGCCCAGATGTACCCCAAGCAGATCTCGGGGGGCATGCAGAAGCGCGTGGCCCTGGCGCGAGCCCTGGTCACGGAGCCGGAGATCATCTTCTTTGACGAGCCCACCACGGGCCTGGACCCCATCCGCAAGAAGACCGTCTTCTCCATGATCCACCATTATTACGAGAAGCTGAACTTCACCGCGGTCATCATCACCCACGACATCCCGGACATCTTCTACATCGCCCAGACCGTAAACATCCTGGACGAGGGACACATCGTCTTTTCGGGCTCCCCCATCGCCCTGGAACAGTCGGCCGACCCGGAGCTCTACCCTTACACCCACGGCCACGAACTGCTCATCGACGAGCTGACGGGACTGCACAACAGGCTGGCCCTGACCCGCAAGATCGACGACTTCAGCGCGGAATCGGGCCGGGACGAGCACGTGGTCGTGGCCACCATCCGACTGGTCGGCATGCGGACCATCATGGACTACAAGGGGAACCTCCTGGCCCACGCCATCATCAAGCAGCTGGCCAGATACGTGCAGGGCTTCCTGCCCGCGGGCGCCTGCGCCGGAATGTTCTCCAAGGAAATCCTCGTCCTGGCTGCCAAGACCAGGGACGCATCCCTTCTCGAAACCTTCCTGAAGCGTCTCGCGGACTATTTCGGGGCCCTGAGCGTCGAAACCTTCTGCCATCGGCACAGACTGCAGGTCGAAATCGGCGGGACCTTGGCCACCAAGGGCGTCAACGCCTGCACGGCTGTTCAGGAAGCACTTGCAACCTCCAAGAAGTACGTATGA
- the mlaD gene encoding outer membrane lipid asymmetry maintenance protein MlaD — MKISSSSMHISIGLFILIGLGCTAYLAMTLANTTFFSGDSYMISAKFTAVNGLRPGSNVEISGVAVGKVADITLDQTLYQAVVTMQVQNAVGIPVDSVAAIKTSGLIGDKYVSITPGADDAMLETGGVIQDTQAALDIEEMISKYVFGSVEK; from the coding sequence ATGAAAATCTCAAGCTCATCCATGCACATCTCCATCGGCCTGTTCATCCTGATCGGGCTCGGCTGTACGGCGTATCTGGCCATGACCCTGGCCAACACGACATTCTTTTCCGGCGACTCGTACATGATCTCGGCCAAATTCACGGCCGTGAACGGCTTGCGCCCTGGAAGCAACGTCGAAATATCCGGCGTGGCCGTGGGCAAGGTCGCCGACATCACCCTGGATCAGACCCTGTACCAGGCCGTGGTGACCATGCAGGTCCAAAACGCCGTTGGCATCCCCGTGGACTCCGTGGCGGCCATCAAGACCAGCGGCCTCATCGGCGACAAGTACGTCAGCATCACGCCCGGCGCCGATGACGCCATGCTCGAGACCGGAGGCGTGATCCAGGACACCCAGGCTGCCCTCGACATCGAGGAAATGATCTCCAAATACGTATTCGGAAGCGTCGAAAAATGA
- a CDS encoding MlaC/ttg2D family ABC transporter substrate-binding protein, whose protein sequence is MKKLFLLLLLLPSAALALDTPTSYIRSNVDAVVAILASPEYKDEATREAQMQKIEGIVDGFFDSEELSKRSLGQYWRTFTPQQRDEFQVLFLELIKSVYLKKSVAYNGEVVAFNQEIVKSDTQAEVHTTITSPQLNIPVIYYMLRKDASWKVYDVSVENVSLVKNYRSQFQSILQKNSPDQLIAILKEKTNE, encoded by the coding sequence ATGAAAAAACTGTTTCTTCTCCTGCTCCTGCTGCCCTCCGCGGCCCTGGCCCTGGACACGCCGACAAGCTACATCCGCTCCAATGTCGACGCCGTGGTCGCCATCCTGGCCTCGCCGGAATACAAGGACGAGGCGACCCGTGAGGCGCAGATGCAGAAAATCGAAGGCATCGTCGACGGGTTCTTCGACTCCGAGGAACTGTCCAAGCGCTCCCTCGGACAATACTGGCGGACCTTCACTCCACAGCAGCGCGACGAGTTCCAGGTTCTGTTCCTGGAACTCATCAAGAGCGTCTACCTGAAGAAATCCGTGGCCTACAACGGTGAGGTGGTCGCCTTCAACCAGGAGATCGTCAAATCAGACACTCAGGCCGAGGTGCATACGACCATCACCTCGCCGCAGCTGAATATCCCCGTCATCTACTACATGCTGCGCAAGGACGCCTCCTGGAAGGTCTACGACGTGTCCGTGGAGAACGTCAGCCTGGTCAAGAACTACCGGTCGCAGTTCCAGAGCATTTTGCAGAAGAATTCGCCCGATCAACTCATCGCCATCCTGAAGGAAAAAACCAATGAGTAA
- a CDS encoding MlaA family lipoprotein: MSKRILILVCVALAVFMLQGCAGKKTGPSMAADASAQAVQNGDEYEDNGNGEPYPDSIEGFNRGVFSFNDGFITYVFSPFDTFYTGFFPQDIRNGFGNFYRNLAYPVRLVNALLQFKFDKMAKETASFALNTVFGVGGLFNVTRNMPALQASPEDFSQTMAFYGLGEGTYVVLPIMGPSSVRDIFGTVADSFLNPLSLVTPDSAKYALVGHDKTNAASAALPAYKEIKKESFDHYTSMKDVFFQYRRGLEKE; the protein is encoded by the coding sequence ATGAGTAAGCGCATCCTCATCCTCGTGTGCGTCGCCCTGGCCGTGTTCATGCTTCAGGGCTGCGCAGGAAAGAAAACCGGCCCCTCCATGGCTGCGGACGCCTCGGCGCAGGCCGTTCAAAACGGAGACGAATACGAGGACAACGGGAACGGCGAGCCCTACCCCGACTCCATCGAGGGCTTCAACCGAGGCGTGTTCTCCTTCAACGACGGGTTCATCACCTACGTCTTCTCGCCCTTCGATACGTTCTACACCGGCTTCTTCCCCCAGGACATCCGCAACGGCTTCGGCAACTTCTACCGCAACCTGGCCTACCCCGTCAGGCTTGTGAACGCCCTGCTGCAGTTCAAGTTCGACAAGATGGCCAAGGAGACGGCCTCCTTCGCCCTGAACACGGTCTTTGGCGTGGGCGGCCTGTTCAACGTGACCCGCAACATGCCGGCCCTGCAGGCCTCCCCTGAGGACTTCTCCCAGACCATGGCTTTCTACGGACTCGGTGAAGGCACGTACGTCGTACTCCCCATCATGGGCCCGTCCTCGGTGCGCGACATCTTCGGCACAGTGGCGGACTCCTTCCTGAACCCCCTGTCCCTGGTCACGCCCGACAGCGCCAAGTACGCCCTCGTCGGACATGACAAGACGAACGCGGCGTCGGCGGCCTTGCCTGCCTACAAGGAGATCAAGAAGGAATCCTTCGATCACTACACGAGCATGAAGGACGTCTTCTTCCAGTATAGACGGGGCCTCGAAAAGGAATAG
- a CDS encoding amphi-Trp domain-containing protein, producing the protein MSDKKKLVEIEETRLAYMAGVLLKEVAEGLSRRRFEFKTEDGPVTVDVPKDVEIEYSVERKDKDGEAKTKLEIEISWKTC; encoded by the coding sequence ATGTCCGACAAGAAGAAGCTCGTTGAAATCGAAGAAACCCGCCTGGCCTACATGGCCGGAGTTCTGCTCAAGGAAGTCGCGGAAGGTCTCTCCCGCCGCCGGTTCGAATTCAAGACTGAAGACGGCCCCGTGACGGTCGACGTACCCAAGGACGTGGAGATCGAATACAGCGTGGAACGCAAGGATAAAGACGGCGAAGCCAAGACCAAGCTGGAAATCGAAATCAGCTGGAAGACCTGCTGA
- a CDS encoding TRAP transporter large permease, with protein sequence MNPAVIGFIGIAAMLALFCTRMPVAFVMAVVGFVGFSVLTSVQGGLNMISRSMYEVFVSYDLTTIPLFILMGQLAFNAGISRRLYSTAYRFFGHIRGGLAMATVSACTAFGAVCGSSPATAATMATVAIPEMKRFGYRDRLSAGAVAAGGGLGMVMPPSVVLIIYGVLTEQSIGKLFVSGILPAFLLTALFLAAIAVTCRRHPEYGPPAEHFSWSERIRSLSGLTDTLIVFAVVLTGLFKGWFTPTEAASVGAFSVLVLGLVRRQLNLKLIMKSLEETLRTSAMILFLVAGAVVFGKFLAVTRIPFTTASYIGGLDVPALAVMGLIVLIYFLGGCFMDSLAMVMLTVPVFYPVVMNLGYDPIWFGVIIVLVTEMGVITPPVGINVYVVYGVTTGMKQNISLESIFRGIYPFLMATMLGIVLLFLFPQIVTFLPSLM encoded by the coding sequence ATGAACCCGGCCGTCATCGGTTTCATCGGCATCGCGGCCATGCTCGCCCTGTTCTGCACGCGCATGCCCGTGGCTTTCGTCATGGCCGTTGTCGGTTTCGTCGGGTTCTCTGTCCTGACCTCGGTTCAGGGCGGCCTGAACATGATCAGCCGCAGCATGTACGAAGTCTTCGTCTCCTATGACCTGACGACCATCCCGCTCTTCATCCTCATGGGGCAACTGGCTTTCAACGCCGGCATCAGCCGCCGCCTCTACTCCACGGCCTACCGCTTCTTCGGGCATATCCGCGGCGGCCTGGCCATGGCCACGGTTTCGGCCTGCACGGCCTTCGGCGCGGTCTGCGGATCGAGCCCGGCCACGGCCGCAACAATGGCCACTGTGGCCATCCCCGAGATGAAGCGCTTCGGCTACCGTGACCGCCTGAGCGCAGGCGCCGTGGCCGCCGGCGGGGGGCTCGGCATGGTCATGCCGCCGAGCGTGGTGCTCATCATCTACGGCGTGCTCACGGAGCAGTCCATCGGCAAGCTCTTCGTTTCGGGCATCCTCCCGGCCTTTCTGCTGACGGCCCTTTTCCTGGCGGCCATCGCCGTGACCTGTAGGCGCCATCCCGAGTACGGCCCGCCGGCAGAGCACTTCTCCTGGTCCGAGCGCATCCGGTCCCTGTCGGGGCTGACAGACACGCTCATCGTCTTTGCCGTCGTCCTCACCGGGCTGTTCAAAGGCTGGTTCACGCCGACCGAGGCAGCCTCCGTCGGCGCCTTCAGCGTGCTCGTGCTCGGCCTGGTCCGGCGTCAGCTGAACCTGAAGCTGATCATGAAATCCCTGGAGGAGACTCTGCGGACCTCGGCCATGATTCTCTTTCTCGTGGCCGGGGCCGTGGTCTTCGGCAAGTTCCTGGCCGTGACCCGCATTCCCTTCACCACGGCAAGCTATATCGGCGGCCTGGACGTCCCGGCCCTGGCCGTCATGGGGCTCATCGTTCTCATCTACTTCCTCGGCGGCTGCTTCATGGACTCCCTGGCCATGGTCATGCTGACCGTGCCCGTCTTCTATCCCGTGGTCATGAACCTCGGCTACGACCCCATCTGGTTCGGGGTCATCATCGTCCTGGTCACGGAGATGGGCGTCATCACGCCGCCCGTTGGCATCAACGTCTACGTGGTCTACGGTGTGACCACCGGCATGAAGCAGAACATCAGCCTGGAGTCCATCTTCCGCGGCATCTACCCGTTCCTGATGGCGACCATGCTCGGCATCGTCCTGCTTTTCCTCTTCCCCCAGATCGTTACTTTTCTTCCGTCGCTCATGTAG
- a CDS encoding TRAP transporter small permease translates to MEGIEKILARVESVMRVAACLSLMAMVLITVADISGRLKQSPIFGSEEMVSFLAVLALGLTLPYAHSHRSHIGVEVFVQLLSMRVRRRLKLFREILSILFFATATVMIGFYARDKQLSGEVSMNLGLPEHVLIYVLSACFAVTTLAMSVDFLRFLRQWRQS, encoded by the coding sequence GTGGAAGGAATCGAAAAAATACTGGCCAGGGTCGAAAGCGTCATGCGCGTCGCCGCGTGTCTGAGCCTGATGGCCATGGTCCTGATCACGGTGGCGGACATCAGCGGGCGGCTGAAGCAGAGCCCGATCTTCGGATCCGAGGAGATGGTCAGCTTTTTGGCTGTTCTGGCCCTGGGGCTGACCCTGCCCTACGCCCACTCGCACCGCTCCCACATCGGGGTGGAGGTTTTCGTGCAGCTTCTGTCGATGCGGGTGCGCCGCCGGCTCAAGCTTTTTCGGGAGATCCTTTCGATCCTTTTCTTCGCCACGGCCACGGTCATGATAGGCTTCTACGCGCGTGACAAGCAGCTCTCGGGCGAGGTGTCGATGAACCTGGGATTGCCCGAGCATGTCCTGATCTACGTTCTCTCCGCCTGCTTCGCCGTGACCACCCTGGCCATGAGCGTCGACTTCCTCCGTTTCCTCCGCCAGTGGAGGCAGTCATGA
- a CDS encoding TRAP transporter substrate-binding protein has translation MRLSFRVAALVAAVLVLGFSGSAMSAGPVKLSYSNFFPPTHIQSQLAEQWCREVEARTNGQVVIDYYPAGTLTKPKDCYDGVVQGISDIGLSALGYTKGRFPVLSGVDLPMGYTSGIQATNLANAVFEKFKPKEFDDVHVLYFHAHGPGKLHTAGKPVKTMDDLKGMKIRATGNSAAVITALGGNPVAMSMPDSYQSIQKGVVNGGIYPVETNKGWKMAEVVDYLTDTTAVAYTTTFFVVINKGVWAGLSPEVQKAMTDVSVEWVGKHGQAWDDSDKEGLDFFLAQPGNAVVTLDPAEAERWTKAMEPIFTEYEAECAKAGADGKAVVDFMRANLK, from the coding sequence ATGAGGCTGTCTTTTCGGGTCGCGGCGCTGGTCGCCGCCGTGCTTGTCCTGGGCTTCTCGGGTTCGGCCATGTCCGCCGGGCCGGTCAAACTCTCCTACAGCAACTTCTTCCCGCCGACCCACATCCAGTCGCAGTTGGCCGAACAGTGGTGCCGCGAGGTCGAGGCCCGCACGAACGGGCAGGTCGTCATCGACTACTACCCGGCCGGCACCCTGACCAAGCCCAAGGACTGCTATGACGGCGTGGTCCAGGGCATTTCCGACATCGGCCTCTCGGCCCTTGGCTACACCAAGGGGCGCTTTCCGGTCCTGTCCGGCGTTGACCTGCCTATGGGCTACACGTCCGGCATCCAGGCCACCAACCTGGCCAACGCCGTCTTCGAGAAGTTCAAGCCCAAGGAGTTCGACGACGTCCACGTCCTGTATTTCCACGCCCACGGACCGGGCAAGCTGCACACCGCCGGCAAGCCGGTCAAGACCATGGACGACCTCAAGGGCATGAAGATCCGCGCCACGGGCAACAGCGCGGCCGTCATCACGGCCCTGGGCGGCAATCCCGTGGCCATGTCCATGCCCGACTCCTACCAGTCCATCCAGAAGGGCGTCGTCAACGGCGGCATCTACCCCGTGGAAACCAACAAGGGCTGGAAGATGGCCGAGGTCGTCGACTACCTGACAGACACCACGGCCGTGGCCTACACCACGACCTTCTTCGTGGTCATCAACAAGGGTGTCTGGGCTGGCCTGTCCCCCGAGGTGCAGAAGGCCATGACCGACGTCAGCGTCGAGTGGGTCGGCAAGCACGGCCAGGCCTGGGACGACAGCGACAAGGAGGGGCTCGACTTCTTCCTGGCCCAGCCGGGCAATGCCGTGGTCACCCTGGACCCGGCCGAGGCCGAGCGCTGGACCAAGGCCATGGAGCCCATCTTCACCGAGTATGAGGCTGAGTGCGCCAAGGCCGGTGCCGACGGCAAGGCCGTGGTCGACTTCATGCGCGCCAATTTGAAGTAG
- a CDS encoding TetR/AcrR family transcriptional regulator, with protein sequence MARKQQEKSLQTQRELLESAERLFAAKGFVATTVAEITADAGYAKGNFYRHWQSKDEIMLEIIAIKMQSYRAMRDAALKHARSLEEVMDRILDFLETMIDDRNWSSVFLEFTIHASRNEELRAQLNQSLYRLSNDIFEDIVAPYVKSGYPASKIGALNTALFEGFLIHSLLGTGTIDRKDFRRAAMRLALANALDPQA encoded by the coding sequence GTGGCCAGGAAACAGCAGGAAAAATCGCTTCAGACCCAGCGCGAGCTGCTCGAATCCGCCGAAAGGCTCTTCGCGGCCAAGGGATTCGTGGCCACGACCGTGGCCGAGATCACGGCCGACGCCGGCTATGCCAAGGGAAATTTCTATCGGCACTGGCAGAGCAAGGACGAGATCATGCTGGAGATCATCGCCATCAAGATGCAGTCCTACCGGGCCATGCGCGACGCGGCCCTGAAACATGCCCGCAGTCTCGAAGAAGTCATGGACCGCATCCTCGATTTTCTGGAGACCATGATCGACGATCGCAACTGGTCATCGGTCTTCCTGGAGTTCACCATTCACGCCTCCCGCAACGAGGAACTCCGCGCCCAGCTCAACCAGTCCCTCTACAGGCTGTCCAACGACATCTTCGAGGACATCGTCGCCCCGTACGTGAAGAGCGGCTACCCGGCGAGCAAGATCGGGGCCCTGAACACGGCCCTGTTCGAGGGTTTCCTGATCCATTCGCTGCTGGGCACGGGCACCATCGACCGCAAGGATTTCCGCCGGGCCGCCATGCGGCTGGCCCTGGCCAACGCCCTGGACCCCCAGGCATGA